One region of Aminobacterium colombiense DSM 12261 genomic DNA includes:
- the dtd gene encoding D-aminoacyl-tRNA deacylase: MRAVVQRVSSASVCVEGERVGSIDQGLLVLLGVSGKDTAADAEWLVEKIVNLRVFEDEERKLNRSLLDVGGKLLVVSQFTLYGNCRKGRRPSFVEAAPPEVADALYNVFVTKAKERNIPVQTGVFQAHMMVELVNDGPVTLIIDTPEGA, translated from the coding sequence ATGCGAGCTGTTGTACAAAGAGTTTCATCTGCTTCTGTTTGTGTAGAAGGAGAAAGAGTAGGTTCCATAGATCAGGGTCTTCTTGTTTTGTTGGGGGTTTCAGGAAAAGATACAGCGGCAGATGCAGAATGGCTTGTGGAAAAAATAGTAAACTTGAGAGTGTTTGAAGACGAGGAAAGGAAGCTAAACCGCTCTCTTTTAGATGTGGGAGGGAAGTTGCTTGTGGTTTCTCAGTTTACTTTGTATGGCAACTGTCGAAAGGGGCGGCGTCCTTCTTTTGTTGAGGCAGCGCCACCAGAAGTAGCCGACGCCCTTTATAACGTTTTTGTAACAAAGGCAAAAGAACGGAATATACCAGTTCAAACAGGGGTTTTCCAGGCGCATATGATGGTTGAGCTTGTTAACGATGGGCCGGTCACCCTTATTATTGATACGCCGGAGGGAGCCTAA
- a CDS encoding MBL fold metallo-hydrolase — protein MDYKRFPLGALWTNGYLFWDSHKRGFFVDPGGEASDVIAFLEEQKIHLEWILLTHGHIDHIGGIPMLAPYASKGVAVATEDEKLLNNPNLNLSQWIGLDFEGWNASLLLADSDQIQIGEYTISVIATPGHTPGSICYVVKRHNESLLLSGDTLFARSVGRTDLPGGDSKILALSLRKLTVLPDTMAVLPGHGPETTIGQEREWNPFWPDRESQVK, from the coding sequence ATGGATTATAAACGTTTCCCCCTGGGGGCTTTGTGGACAAATGGATACCTCTTTTGGGATAGTCACAAGAGGGGTTTTTTTGTTGATCCAGGCGGAGAGGCCAGCGATGTCATCGCTTTCTTAGAGGAACAGAAGATTCATCTTGAATGGATTCTTTTAACCCATGGGCATATTGACCATATTGGGGGAATTCCCATGCTTGCTCCTTATGCATCTAAAGGAGTTGCTGTTGCGACAGAAGATGAAAAGCTACTGAACAATCCAAATCTGAATCTTTCCCAGTGGATAGGGCTGGATTTTGAAGGCTGGAATGCTTCTTTGTTGCTTGCGGATTCAGACCAGATCCAGATAGGTGAATATACGATTTCTGTCATAGCTACCCCAGGGCACACCCCTGGCAGCATTTGCTATGTGGTGAAAAGGCATAATGAATCTCTTCTTTTATCGGGAGATACTCTTTTTGCCAGAAGTGTGGGAAGGACGGATCTACCAGGCGGAGATAGTAAAATCCTCGCTCTTTCCCTTCGCAAATTAACAGTTTTGCCTGATACGATGGCAGTGCTCCCCGGTCACGGCCCTGAAACCACAATAGGCCAAGAGAGAGAATGGAATCCTTTTTGGCCTGACAGGGAGTCACAAGTGAAGTGA
- the radC gene encoding RadC family protein has protein sequence MKLKQLPLSERPRERLFREGATALSLAELIAILLRTGSENKDVLGLSGELLHLFGGLKGISKASISEILQVKGMGKAKVAVLVAALELGKRLMACDTNIESERDEWRKTLSYLCRLLSEEEREIIVSLFLDGKGGVISKERVSYGGIEGAFLDVKYLFRKAVRLDARGMVLIHNHPNGTLRPSREDIMLTEFVERSLSVLDISFVGHFIAARGEWVQIPPGYTA, from the coding sequence GTGAAATTGAAACAACTGCCTCTTTCAGAACGACCGCGGGAAAGGCTTTTCAGGGAAGGGGCGACGGCGCTTTCTCTTGCGGAGCTTATTGCTATCCTTCTTCGAACGGGTAGCGAAAACAAGGATGTTCTAGGATTGTCCGGGGAGTTGCTCCATCTTTTCGGGGGGTTGAAGGGCATCTCAAAGGCTTCAATTTCAGAGATACTTCAGGTGAAAGGGATGGGGAAGGCTAAAGTGGCAGTGCTGGTTGCGGCTCTTGAACTAGGCAAAAGATTGATGGCATGTGATACAAATATAGAAAGTGAAAGAGACGAATGGAGGAAAACTTTAAGCTATCTGTGTCGACTCCTTTCAGAAGAAGAGCGAGAAATCATAGTTTCTCTTTTCCTTGACGGAAAAGGAGGCGTGATTTCGAAGGAAAGAGTATCATATGGAGGTATTGAAGGAGCATTCCTTGATGTAAAATATTTATTTCGAAAGGCCGTACGTCTTGATGCTAGAGGAATGGTCTTGATCCACAACCATCCCAACGGCACATTAAGACCAAGCCGGGAAGATATAATGCTAACCGAGTTTGTTGAGCGCAGTCTTAGCGTGCTTGACATAAGTTTTGTCGGGCACTTTATTGCAGCTAGGGGGGAATGGGTGCAAATTCCTCCAGGATATACCGCATGA
- a CDS encoding rod shape-determining protein, with product MKVGSVQVFRFISGMFGTDVGIDLGTANIVVYIKGKGIVFNEPSAVAIRKKIKGGGKIEVIAVGNEAKAMAGKTPTGVYTIWPLQDGVIANYDMTEELIRYCLKRAAGGSTVLAHPRVVISVPAEVTEVERKAVVDATLGAGAREAYVVEEPIAAAIGVGLPIKEPRGSMILDIGGGTSEVAVLSLGGIVVTNSLRTAGKDMDEAIIAMLRQKYALLIGDTTAEEVKMQIGTALPMEDELEMVVKGRDLADGLPKADMVTSYEVREALEPIIRRIEDMVKVALEQTPPELAKDIVDQGIILSGGVSQLRGLSERFSRALSTPVIVAEDPLFSVAQGVGKILENLDDMKKVLLSVEKGAQ from the coding sequence ATGAAGGTGGGGAGTGTACAAGTGTTCAGATTTATTTCTGGGATGTTCGGTACTGACGTAGGGATTGACTTGGGGACGGCTAATATAGTGGTATACATTAAGGGGAAAGGGATAGTTTTTAACGAGCCTTCTGCTGTAGCCATCCGTAAAAAAATAAAAGGCGGCGGCAAAATAGAAGTTATAGCTGTCGGAAATGAAGCAAAGGCTATGGCGGGCAAAACCCCTACGGGAGTTTATACTATTTGGCCGCTGCAGGATGGCGTTATAGCCAATTACGATATGACAGAAGAATTAATTCGATATTGTCTTAAAAGAGCTGCGGGGGGAAGTACTGTACTTGCCCATCCCCGAGTAGTCATATCAGTGCCTGCCGAGGTTACAGAGGTAGAAAGAAAAGCAGTTGTAGATGCCACTTTGGGCGCAGGAGCAAGAGAAGCCTATGTAGTGGAAGAGCCAATTGCCGCTGCCATTGGAGTAGGTCTTCCAATAAAAGAGCCTCGGGGAAGTATGATACTTGATATTGGCGGCGGGACAAGCGAGGTCGCAGTCCTTTCTCTGGGTGGCATTGTTGTTACGAACTCCCTTCGTACGGCAGGCAAGGATATGGACGAGGCTATTATTGCTATGCTCCGTCAAAAGTATGCTCTCCTTATTGGTGACACCACCGCAGAAGAAGTAAAAATGCAGATAGGAACGGCTCTCCCTATGGAAGATGAGCTGGAAATGGTCGTAAAGGGGCGAGATCTGGCAGATGGGTTGCCAAAGGCAGACATGGTGACCTCGTACGAGGTTAGAGAAGCCCTTGAGCCTATAATCCGCCGAATTGAAGATATGGTAAAAGTCGCCCTGGAGCAGACCCCACCTGAACTTGCAAAAGATATAGTAGATCAGGGAATAATTCTTTCGGGCGGGGTTTCTCAGCTAAGAGGATTATCTGAGCGGTTTTCTCGCGCTTTGAGCACCCCTGTAATAGTGGCGGAGGACCCTCTCTTTTCTGTAGCACAAGGGGTAGGGAAAATACTTGAGAATCTTGACGACATGAAAAAAGTTCTTCTCTCTGTGGAGAAAGGCGCTCAGTAA
- the mreC gene encoding rod shape-determining protein MreC, whose product MRKPDSGDFNKEVIHGLVALAASFMLLALAPQILLFRTPSDWVGKVLFYPEVPAVLLNNTLRKASFWFRERSALIAENQKLSQENWILKVAISQEKVESYMERMNQITKHARITLRSPHDWWTEIRINQGEENNLKPGFPVLQKGSLVGRITRVEAGYSWAELITSSSLLIPVVVDQTRDLGVVTGDGQGQIWLQYISEGRSIEKGMTVSTALVSESLPPGLPVGSVTGELRHSSGGFVAYRIEPGADFIRLYQVEVLTEGTKP is encoded by the coding sequence ATGCGTAAACCAGATTCCGGTGATTTCAATAAAGAAGTCATCCATGGGCTTGTGGCTCTTGCCGCTAGCTTCATGTTGCTTGCTCTCGCCCCTCAAATTCTTCTTTTTCGAACTCCCTCTGACTGGGTAGGGAAAGTTTTGTTTTATCCTGAGGTCCCAGCGGTGTTATTAAACAATACTCTTCGCAAGGCTTCGTTTTGGTTCAGAGAACGATCCGCTCTCATTGCAGAGAACCAAAAGCTGTCTCAGGAAAACTGGATATTGAAAGTTGCCATAAGCCAAGAAAAGGTCGAAAGTTATATGGAACGAATGAATCAAATTACAAAACACGCTCGAATAACCTTGCGCTCCCCCCACGATTGGTGGACAGAGATAAGAATAAATCAAGGGGAAGAAAATAATTTAAAACCTGGATTCCCTGTTTTACAAAAAGGGTCTTTAGTGGGACGTATTACCCGAGTAGAAGCTGGATATTCATGGGCGGAACTTATTACTTCCTCATCTCTCCTTATACCTGTGGTTGTGGATCAGACCCGGGATCTTGGTGTGGTGACAGGTGATGGGCAGGGACAGATCTGGCTGCAGTATATTTCGGAAGGCAGATCCATAGAGAAAGGAATGACTGTAAGCACTGCGCTGGTTAGTGAAAGTTTGCCCCCGGGGCTTCCAGTTGGCTCTGTAACTGGAGAGCTTCGCCATTCTTCTGGAGGGTTTGTTGCTTATAGGATAGAACCCGGGGCAGATTTTATCCGCCTTTATCAGGTAGAGGTATTAACAGAGGGAACAAAACCATGA
- the mreD gene encoding rod shape-determining protein MreD, which translates to MTSFVIAWYAQDLLRVFSSGHFLVPEIFLLVLLYMALKHEDEGAYILWSGFLGGILWDLRWPGLVGVSSALYVASILFVRWIWLSLPSSARSVPAFGLLIWSAHLVLTFIRLLMWGIREQTLLKVFLVQQGVLLPMVFGACLLYAWSVGQDDA; encoded by the coding sequence ATGACATCTTTTGTCATAGCATGGTATGCCCAAGATCTTCTTCGTGTTTTTTCCTCAGGTCACTTTTTAGTGCCTGAAATTTTTCTCCTTGTTTTGCTTTACATGGCTCTGAAGCATGAGGATGAAGGTGCTTATATTCTTTGGAGCGGTTTTCTTGGCGGTATTCTGTGGGATTTAAGGTGGCCAGGGTTGGTTGGTGTTTCTTCAGCTCTTTACGTGGCGTCCATTCTCTTTGTCCGTTGGATTTGGCTTTCCCTCCCTTCTTCAGCACGAAGTGTCCCGGCCTTTGGCCTTTTAATCTGGAGTGCCCATTTGGTTTTAACTTTTATCAGGCTTCTTATGTGGGGAATAAGAGAACAGACCCTTCTAAAAGTTTTTTTAGTGCAGCAGGGGGTTCTTTTGCCAATGGTTTTTGGAGCTTGCCTTCTTTATGCCTGGAGTGTGGGACAAGACGATGCCTAG
- the mrdA gene encoding penicillin-binding protein 2, which yields MPSDRSDIDRRLRTWRIVMLCSMGLLIGALYYFQIIHGDSYIKLATGNRLRFVRFAPSRGNIYDRNGAPLATNIRTFDIMGYPLDLEKEQLVSKTSEILNKHGIPLTSEEIKNTVKRQYWAPYRVVRVVSNLTLTQMVDLIADPEFPPQLFPVPVWRRTYPSGALTANVTGYVAEISEDELKSKREGDYVGGDLIGKAGIEFSYESLLRGMPGEESIEVDARGRRVQEIDFKSPVKGKDIYLTLDLGAQRLSADLMKENRGSVVVLDVETGAVLVLYTAPSYDNNPLAWGVSAREWKSLLKDPERPMLDRSIAGVYPPASTFKPLVALSALEEGAITPKTTYFCGGSFQLGGRAFRCWKRGGHGTIGLKEALSQSCDVYFYQTGIKVGIDRLTRWGQKLGVGNLTGIDIPGELSGNRAGREWKEKVVKEVWYQGDTVNYSIGQGFLLMTPIQIARMYAVFANGGNLITPHLYRGEMVPPQKLNLSKNHIKTIHEGLVNVIKRGTGWRAGTFGVTVAGKTGTAQNAHGPDHALFAGYAPADKPRYVAVAVIEAGEHGSSAAAPIVGEVLAYLVGHDSLK from the coding sequence ATGCCTAGCGACCGAAGCGATATCGATAGACGTCTCAGAACATGGAGAATTGTGATGTTATGCTCCATGGGACTTCTTATAGGGGCTCTTTATTACTTTCAGATCATTCATGGGGATAGCTATATAAAACTTGCGACAGGAAATCGCCTTCGTTTTGTTCGATTCGCCCCCTCTCGGGGGAATATTTATGATCGAAATGGCGCTCCACTGGCCACCAACATTCGTACTTTTGATATTATGGGATATCCTCTCGATCTGGAGAAAGAACAGCTTGTATCTAAAACATCTGAAATATTGAATAAACATGGAATTCCGTTGACATCGGAGGAGATAAAGAATACGGTCAAGCGGCAATACTGGGCTCCCTACAGAGTTGTTCGCGTGGTGTCAAATCTTACTCTAACCCAAATGGTTGATCTTATAGCTGACCCGGAGTTTCCGCCTCAGCTTTTTCCAGTACCAGTCTGGCGCCGCACCTACCCATCTGGAGCTTTAACGGCAAATGTAACGGGATATGTGGCTGAGATTAGCGAAGATGAGTTGAAGTCGAAAAGAGAAGGGGACTATGTGGGGGGAGACCTTATTGGCAAAGCTGGCATAGAATTTTCCTATGAATCCCTATTGCGGGGCATGCCCGGAGAAGAATCTATAGAGGTAGACGCCAGAGGGAGACGAGTGCAGGAAATAGACTTTAAATCTCCAGTTAAGGGGAAGGATATCTATCTCACTCTTGACCTTGGCGCTCAAAGATTGTCAGCTGACCTAATGAAAGAGAACAGAGGATCTGTTGTAGTATTGGATGTGGAGACTGGTGCTGTGCTTGTTCTTTATACGGCTCCCTCCTATGACAATAACCCTTTGGCGTGGGGTGTGTCTGCCAGGGAGTGGAAATCTCTCTTAAAGGATCCAGAACGTCCAATGCTTGATCGCAGCATTGCAGGGGTGTATCCGCCAGCTTCTACTTTTAAGCCTCTGGTAGCTCTCTCTGCTCTTGAGGAAGGAGCAATTACACCCAAAACGACGTACTTCTGTGGGGGATCCTTCCAATTGGGGGGAAGGGCTTTTCGCTGCTGGAAGCGCGGTGGGCATGGAACAATCGGATTGAAAGAAGCTTTAAGTCAATCTTGTGATGTATACTTCTACCAAACAGGAATTAAAGTTGGCATTGACAGATTGACTCGCTGGGGGCAGAAATTAGGGGTGGGAAATTTAACAGGTATAGATATACCGGGGGAACTTTCAGGCAATAGAGCGGGCCGAGAATGGAAAGAAAAAGTTGTCAAAGAGGTATGGTACCAGGGAGATACGGTAAACTATTCTATAGGCCAGGGTTTCTTGCTCATGACCCCTATACAGATAGCCAGAATGTACGCCGTTTTCGCTAATGGGGGGAATCTCATAACCCCTCATCTTTATAGGGGAGAGATGGTTCCTCCTCAGAAGTTGAACCTTTCTAAAAATCACATAAAAACAATACATGAAGGGCTCGTGAACGTAATTAAAAGAGGAACCGGGTGGAGAGCCGGGACCTTTGGTGTCACAGTGGCAGGAAAGACAGGAACCGCTCAAAATGCCCATGGACCTGATCACGCTCTTTTTGCAGGGTACGCTCCTGCTGATAAACCTCGTTATGTAGCTGTTGCTGTGATAGAGGCTGGAGAGCACGGAAGTTCCGCAGCGGCCCCAATTGTAGGAGAAGTGCTTGCTTACCTTGTGGGCCATGATTCGCTAAAATAG
- the minC gene encoding septum site-determining protein MinC, protein MESMETFQTPVLLKGTGGGLRLIVPEELKEKEVFMELERVSSQAKALLEMKVILDFQGRILSKDFIIGILKDFIWSKGVFVSSWVTYDAESQHLLQAFGAKTGEPAREKPHGKGKNYDTLFLMRSLRSGQRIEHGGDVVIIGHVNDGAEVIASGNICIWGRLKGLAHAGSDGNTEQSIVVGDFQAKQVRLGSKVGSYLDSSMEWWAHSVLITLEHDSLFVRELKI, encoded by the coding sequence ATGGAGTCTATGGAAACGTTTCAAACTCCAGTTCTACTAAAGGGAACAGGAGGGGGGCTGCGTCTTATCGTCCCTGAAGAATTGAAAGAAAAAGAAGTTTTTATGGAGCTTGAACGTGTTTCATCTCAAGCAAAAGCATTGTTAGAGATGAAAGTGATACTTGATTTTCAAGGACGGATATTAAGCAAAGACTTTATCATAGGTATTCTTAAGGATTTTATATGGTCTAAAGGTGTTTTTGTATCATCGTGGGTCACTTATGATGCAGAGAGTCAGCACTTGCTTCAGGCATTTGGCGCAAAAACAGGGGAGCCAGCGCGGGAAAAGCCCCATGGTAAGGGCAAAAACTATGACACGCTTTTTCTCATGCGATCCCTTCGCTCTGGGCAGCGCATAGAGCATGGCGGCGACGTTGTTATCATCGGTCATGTCAATGATGGCGCAGAAGTGATAGCTTCTGGAAATATTTGTATTTGGGGCCGCTTAAAAGGACTGGCCCATGCTGGTTCAGACGGGAATACTGAACAGAGCATAGTGGTGGGGGATTTTCAGGCAAAACAAGTTCGTCTTGGCAGTAAGGTGGGAAGTTACCTGGATAGCTCTATGGAGTGGTGGGCACACTCAGTCCTTATTACTCTTGAGCATGATTCTCTTTTTGTTCGCGAACTAAAAATATAA
- the minD gene encoding septum site-determining protein MinD yields MEPRVIVVTSGKGGVGKTTTTANVSFALAKAGYKVVAIDADIGLRNLDVVMGLENRVVYNFIDVIEGTCRLPQALIRDKRVDNLFLLPAAQTRTKDAVSPDQMVELCEMLKKEGFDFILLDSPAGIEGGFKNAAAGATEALVVTTPEIPSVRDADRIIGLLESMEKKPIRLVINRVKPSMVKEGEMLDVQDVLDVLAIELIGIVPDDDSVVKSANRGEPLTSGDTSLASMAFSNIADRLLGKEVAFLNLDSQRGSGFFSGIKKLLGF; encoded by the coding sequence GTGGAGCCTCGAGTCATAGTTGTAACGTCCGGGAAGGGCGGAGTTGGAAAAACGACCACTACGGCCAACGTTTCTTTTGCTTTGGCAAAGGCTGGCTATAAAGTGGTTGCAATTGACGCTGATATTGGCCTTAGGAACCTTGATGTGGTAATGGGCCTGGAAAATCGCGTCGTGTACAATTTTATCGATGTAATTGAAGGGACTTGTCGCCTTCCCCAGGCTCTTATTCGGGATAAACGGGTCGACAATCTTTTTCTGCTTCCAGCAGCCCAGACTCGCACCAAGGATGCCGTAAGTCCAGACCAGATGGTGGAACTCTGCGAAATGCTGAAAAAAGAAGGTTTTGATTTTATTCTTCTTGATAGCCCTGCAGGTATTGAGGGTGGCTTTAAGAACGCAGCGGCGGGGGCGACTGAGGCTCTCGTTGTGACAACTCCAGAAATTCCTTCAGTTCGAGATGCAGACCGCATTATTGGCCTTTTGGAATCAATGGAAAAAAAACCAATTCGTCTCGTAATTAATCGGGTTAAACCCAGTATGGTCAAAGAAGGGGAAATGCTTGACGTACAGGATGTACTCGATGTGCTGGCCATTGAGCTTATTGGAATTGTTCCCGATGATGACAGTGTTGTCAAATCAGCAAATAGAGGGGAGCCTCTTACCAGTGGCGATACGTCCCTTGCATCTATGGCCTTCTCAAACATAGCGGACAGACTGCTTGGGAAAGAAGTTGCCTTTTTAAATCTCGATAGCCAGAGAGGCTCAGGGTTTTTCTCTGGTATCAAGAAGCTGCTGGGTTTTTAG
- the minE gene encoding cell division topological specificity factor MinE, whose amino-acid sequence MLGILQKLFGREGTKKTAKERLQIVLIHDRSDISPGLMEELRKDMIEVLSKYMEIDTDNIEMELDKANKSVAFVANIPVVRIKRKSQSEQ is encoded by the coding sequence ATGCTAGGAATACTACAAAAACTTTTTGGACGGGAAGGCACAAAAAAAACAGCAAAAGAAAGACTTCAGATTGTTTTGATACACGATCGTTCTGATATCTCTCCTGGCCTTATGGAAGAACTTAGAAAAGATATGATTGAAGTTCTTTCTAAATATATGGAGATCGATACGGACAATATTGAGATGGAGCTTGACAAGGCTAATAAGTCTGTGGCTTTTGTAGCGAATATCCCGGTCGTTAGAATTAAGAGAAAATCACAGAGTGAGCAATGA
- the rodA gene encoding rod shape-determining protein RodA, protein MGEKRFSIKEIFAYGDKVLIISVLALFVLGVLSIYSAEMGVGRKASGFAMRQLVWGLISLVVFFVVIKVGYRRLINWAYFIYWVFSVGSLLIVLLTGLTVKGAQSWLNLGLLRFQPSEAGKIGLALVMAKHFCRYPPENLSRFIGGLILAGISTLLVFIQPDLGSSIVYGLMILIALVVAGAPKRYVLTLTGLAFVLLPVGWQFLKEYQKKRLLVFINPALDPLGAGYNVIQSRIAVGSGGLLGKGFLHGLQSKLRFLPEPHTDFIFSVYAEEFGFLGSLIVLVLFCVVFWRIINAGLRCKDKRGKVLVASLAAWIWFQVVESIGMSMGLLPITGLPLPFLSYGGSSLLAVSVAIALVMSVYLSTMKDYE, encoded by the coding sequence ATGGGCGAAAAAAGATTCTCTATTAAAGAAATTTTTGCATATGGAGATAAGGTACTGATCATATCGGTACTCGCTCTTTTTGTTTTGGGAGTATTATCTATATATAGCGCGGAAATGGGAGTGGGCCGCAAAGCTAGTGGATTTGCCATGAGGCAGCTTGTTTGGGGTCTTATTTCACTCGTTGTTTTTTTCGTGGTTATTAAGGTAGGGTACCGTCGACTGATCAATTGGGCGTACTTTATCTACTGGGTTTTTTCTGTCGGCTCGCTTTTAATTGTGCTTCTTACGGGATTGACTGTGAAAGGGGCCCAGAGTTGGTTAAATTTGGGACTACTTCGCTTCCAGCCGTCAGAGGCAGGCAAAATAGGCCTAGCCTTGGTAATGGCTAAACATTTCTGTAGATACCCGCCAGAAAATCTTTCTCGTTTTATTGGTGGATTGATCCTTGCTGGGATTTCGACTCTTTTAGTTTTTATCCAACCAGACCTGGGCAGCTCTATAGTTTATGGTCTCATGATATTAATAGCACTTGTTGTCGCGGGAGCCCCAAAACGATATGTGTTAACCTTGACAGGTCTGGCATTCGTGCTTTTACCTGTTGGGTGGCAATTTTTAAAGGAGTATCAGAAAAAAAGACTCCTTGTTTTCATTAATCCTGCCCTAGATCCCTTAGGAGCAGGATATAACGTTATACAATCAAGAATCGCAGTCGGATCAGGGGGATTGTTGGGAAAAGGATTTTTACATGGATTGCAAAGTAAACTTCGTTTCTTACCTGAACCCCATACTGATTTTATCTTTAGTGTTTATGCAGAAGAGTTCGGTTTTTTGGGATCGCTTATAGTTCTAGTGCTTTTTTGTGTTGTTTTTTGGAGAATAATCAATGCGGGCCTTCGATGCAAAGATAAAAGAGGGAAAGTTTTAGTGGCTTCTTTGGCAGCATGGATATGGTTTCAGGTTGTAGAATCTATCGGAATGAGTATGGGGCTTCTTCCTATCACAGGACTCCCCTTGCCCTTTTTAAGTTATGGAGGCAGTTCTCTTTTAGCCGTGTCCGTTGCAATTGCCCTTGTTATGAGTGTGTATCTTTCAACGATGAAAGATTATGAATAG
- a CDS encoding TIGR03960 family B12-binding radical SAM protein — protein sequence MEIPDFDDGLWPLLAQVAHPSRYAGCEWGPVKPKESGQSLVRFCLAFPDVYEIGMSYVGFQILYNLLKRLPKSDVERAYCPWIDMEELLRKNELYLGSIETGRPLSSFDGVGFTLQYELSFTNILTMLDLGGIPLYGEERIESDPIVFAGGPGALTPEPVAPFIDVFCLGEGEVLLPQIVDILYETKGLSRKERLNSLAGIEGIYIPSLVDVKYGEGGAVFFSSSRLPVRRQLVQDFKDAFYPDNLIVPSAGVVHDRVPVEIFRGCTRGCRFCQAGIIYRPVRERGLEETSKIVRELVLSSGWEEVGLVSLASCDYSGLTPLLNDLTPFLDEKGVKLSLPSLRMDSFSIDLAASLQAMRRGGLTFAPEAGTQRLRNVINKGVTEEDIKISLETAFKHGWDRVKLYFMMGLPTETEEDLQGIIDIALQTLTLGKAYKRKVNVAVSVAGFVPKGHTPFQWEPQNTVEELREKGQFLKRQIYNRRISLKYHDPEQTFLEGIFARGDRRLAKAIESAWRKGARFDGWSETFSLQRWLDAFDETGIDPLFYTSRSRSKEEGFPWDHIDTGVSRAFLWKEKEKAFKGELTPDCRWNSCHGCGWQNSGCQWSKGECSL from the coding sequence ATGGAGATCCCGGATTTTGATGATGGCTTGTGGCCGTTATTAGCCCAAGTTGCCCACCCGTCGCGCTATGCGGGGTGTGAATGGGGGCCTGTGAAGCCTAAAGAATCAGGTCAATCCCTGGTTAGGTTTTGTTTGGCTTTTCCCGATGTATATGAAATAGGCATGAGTTATGTTGGTTTTCAGATTTTGTATAATCTTCTTAAGCGTCTACCAAAATCCGATGTTGAGCGGGCCTATTGTCCATGGATAGACATGGAGGAGTTGCTGAGGAAAAACGAACTCTATCTTGGTTCCATTGAAACAGGGCGCCCCCTCTCTTCTTTTGATGGGGTCGGGTTTACCCTTCAATATGAATTGAGTTTTACCAATATACTCACCATGCTTGATCTAGGCGGGATTCCCTTATATGGAGAAGAAAGGATTGAGAGTGACCCCATTGTCTTTGCTGGAGGGCCAGGGGCGCTAACGCCAGAGCCTGTAGCCCCATTTATTGATGTTTTCTGTCTTGGAGAAGGTGAAGTCTTACTTCCTCAGATTGTTGACATTCTGTATGAAACAAAAGGTTTATCAAGAAAAGAACGTCTCAATTCCCTTGCTGGAATTGAAGGAATATATATCCCCTCCCTCGTAGATGTGAAATATGGAGAGGGGGGAGCTGTGTTCTTTTCCAGCTCAAGATTGCCTGTGCGTCGACAGCTAGTGCAGGATTTCAAAGATGCTTTTTATCCGGACAACCTTATTGTGCCGTCTGCTGGTGTAGTTCACGACAGAGTCCCAGTTGAAATTTTCAGGGGCTGTACGCGAGGGTGCCGTTTTTGCCAGGCAGGCATAATATATCGTCCTGTACGAGAACGTGGACTTGAGGAAACAAGTAAAATAGTGCGGGAATTAGTCCTCTCGTCTGGATGGGAAGAAGTGGGGCTGGTCTCTTTGGCTTCATGCGATTATTCAGGTCTAACACCGTTGCTGAATGATCTAACTCCCTTTCTTGATGAAAAAGGAGTCAAGTTAAGTCTGCCAAGTTTAAGGATGGATTCTTTTTCTATAGATTTAGCAGCAAGCCTCCAAGCCATGCGTAGAGGAGGTTTGACCTTTGCCCCCGAAGCGGGAACGCAACGGCTCAGAAATGTAATTAATAAAGGAGTAACAGAGGAAGACATAAAAATTTCACTGGAAACCGCTTTTAAACATGGATGGGATCGTGTGAAGCTCTATTTTATGATGGGTCTCCCTACTGAAACTGAGGAAGATCTTCAGGGCATAATCGATATAGCCCTTCAAACATTGACCCTCGGCAAAGCCTATAAGCGTAAGGTCAACGTTGCTGTTTCCGTTGCTGGTTTTGTTCCTAAAGGCCATACCCCCTTTCAATGGGAACCTCAAAATACCGTGGAAGAACTTCGTGAAAAGGGACAGTTCCTTAAAAGGCAGATATATAACCGCAGGATTTCTTTAAAGTATCATGATCCGGAGCAAACTTTCCTTGAAGGTATTTTTGCTCGTGGCGACCGGCGTCTGGCTAAAGCCATTGAGAGTGCCTGGAGAAAGGGAGCCCGATTCGATGGATGGAGTGAAACCTTTTCTTTGCAACGCTGGCTTGATGCTTTTGATGAGACCGGTATAGATCCGCTTTTTTATACATCTCGAAGTAGATCAAAAGAAGAAGGCTTCCCATGGGATCATATTGATACAGGAGTTTCTCGTGCTTTCTTGTGGAAGGAAAAGGAGAAGGCATTTAAAGGGGAACTAACACCAGATTGTCGATGGAACAGTTGTCATGGTTGCGGTTGGCAGAATAGTGGTTGTCAATGGTCAAAGGGGGAATGCTCATTATGA